In a genomic window of Pseudorasbora parva isolate DD20220531a chromosome 24, ASM2467924v1, whole genome shotgun sequence:
- the LOC137064196 gene encoding fibrous sheath CABYR-binding protein isoform X3 has translation MGNSWDCCGQKNPCDHTEDETKGLLHSSESKTSTRAGTEGGTSPTSDEENRDVEEETKKMDELIVTKQPNAEAQIPKAQSSYSTTISILHTEVSLAAEETAPKEAIILAKETPKTITEVTEEIQNTAAEVSEAPEDTVEATVKIVAPVKEEIEAQRGSIEKVDVAAALTDDAGATATSLESTVAPAEETPVKEAPVQEVTVLTQVEAKNFSEPEPETHMEMIADEKEIIQTEDLPLDDTTETAGLNDTENISLMDSSNTEHDSCILGQLNESDVTGKSADEVTAEEPITEPTAEVEEKHSEDTHSEMVGQMQETFEASQTQAHAQEVSSPGMDITNALSPGIENGLVKDSGNERNADVIVVEKLPQEEDLVQKPNEEALETCQEQLPSKPSTQTDSNEVNKPEFTDVMTDLEKSEKVVEQEQEATEPTQNGLDSTCASVASSPIENNRATEPLSSDAVAAENTEAKGEITLVTEAKLLEEVVKGVPETGPQQTEEAKEKHEEEASVVQENEGIEDTSNTQKEEIIFSSGTVEMKLMQPKEPEESVEEVQEPLDESADLYLGAEDIEMGARNDKPAKPLLELTIPGVEPRCSLAPAVDILAYSEREWKGNTTKSTLIRKGYSEMSHSFSGLRRVRGDNYCALRATLYQVLATSTNVPTWIQDEGFLLLPEKIEAREHLIGGWVFPPECKWASEVEDSVERLKYYLDLLKKKWQAAAACESPEEKQNLCERVFQGGEEEYGLMEALKFLMLAKAVELHQNMVADQEVPVFCWLLFARDTSENPQTLLANHLSQIGFSGGVEQAKMFLLGYALKHTIQAFRLYMTDTEEFVSHYPDDHKQEWPCVCIVTEDDRHYNVPVRRTVQHQHREDITMT, from the exons ATGGGGAACAGTTGGGACTGTTGTGGACAAAAAAACCCATGTGACCATACAGAGGATGAGACTAAAGGTTTACTGCATAGCTCTGAATCCAAGACATCTACTAGAGCAGGAACAGAGGGTGGCACCAGCCCAACTTCAGATGAGGAGAACAG GGATGTAGAAGAAGAAACAAAAAAGATGGATGAATTGATTGTAACCAAGCAGCCAAATGCAGAGGCTCAAATCCCTAAAGCACAGAGCTCTTACTCTACAACAATATCAATATTACACACTGAAGTCTCTCTTGCCGCTGAAGAAACGGCTCCAAAAGAAGCTATAATCTTAGCTAAAGAAACACCAAAAACAATAACTGAAGTTACTGAAGAAATCCAAAACACTGCAGCTGAAGTCTCAGAAGCACCTGAAGATACAGTCGAAGCAACTGTCAAGATCGTTGCCCCAGTGAAAGAGGAGATAGAGGCTCAGCGTGGATCAATTGAAAAGGTAGACGTCGCAGCTGCTCTGACAGATGATGCAGGTGCTACCGCAACAAGTTTAGAATCAACAGTCGCACCTGCTGAGGAGACACCTGTTAAGGAAGCACCTGTTCAGGAGGTAACTGTGCTTACTCAGGTAGAAGCTAAGAACTTCTCTGAACCAGAGCCAGAAACACACATGGAGATGATTGCAGATGAGAAGGAAATTATCCAAACTGAAGACCTGCCTCTGGATGACACCACTGAAACGGCTGGTCTCAATGACACTGAGAATATTTCATTGATGGACAGCAGCAACACAGAACATGACTCATGCATTTTAGGTCAGTTGAATGAGTCGGATGTTACTGGGAAAAGCGCAGATGAAGTGACTGCTGAGGAACCCATCACTGAGCCAACAGCTGAAGTGGAAGAGAAACATTCAGAGGATACCCATTCTGAGATGGTAGGACAGATGCAAGAAACATTTGAAGCTTCTCAAACTCAGGCACATGCACAAGAAGTTTCTTCTCCGGGTATGGATATTACCAATGCACTCTCTCCTGGCATTGAAAACGGTCTAGTCAAGGACTCTGGGAATGAAAGAAATGCTGATGTCATAGTTGTGGAAAAGCTGCCTCAAGAAGAAGACCTAGTGCAGAAACCAAACGAGGAAGCCTTGGAAACGTGTCAAGAGCAACTGCCATCTAAGCCATCTACACAAACGGACAG TAATGAGGTGAACAAACCTGAATTCACAGACGTTATGACAGATCTAGAAAAGAGTGAAAAGGTTGTAGAGCAAGAGCAGGAGGCTACAGAACCCACTCAGAATGGCCTGGACTCCACGTGTGCCTCAGTGGCATCAAGCCCCATTGAAAATAACAGAGCCACTGAGCCATTGAG CAGTGATGCTGTTGCTGCAGAAAACACTGAGGCCAAAGGTGAGATTACTTTGGTGACTGAGGCAAAACTACTGGAGGAAGTGGTAAAAGGTGTTCCAGAGACTGGACCTCAACAAACAGAAGAGGCAAAGGAAAAACATGAAGAGGAAGCTAGTGTTGTCCAGGAAAATGAAGGAATAGAAGACACTTCCAACACCCAAAAAGAAGAGATCATTTTCAGCAGTGGCACGGTAGAGATGAAGCTGATGCAACCAAAAGAGCCAGAAGAGAGCGTGGAGGAAGTGCAAGAGCCACTGGATGA GAGTGCTGACCTGTATCTGGGAGCCGAGGACATTGAAATGGGAGCCAGAAATGACAAGCCAGCCAAACCACTTCTAGAGCTCACAA TTCCTGGTGTAGAGCCTAGATGTAGCTTAGCGCCAGCTGTGGATATACTGGCCTACAGTGAGCGAGAATGGAAGGGGAACACGACCAAAAGCACTCTAATCAGAAAG gGCTACAGTGAGATGTCCCATAGCTTCAGCGGTCTGAGGAGAGTCAGGGGGGATAATTACTGTGCTCTCCGTGCCACGCTGTACCAGGTGCTGGCGACCAGCACAAACGTGCCTACCTGGATACAGGATGAAGGCTTTCTATTG TTGCCAGAAAAGATTGAAGCTCGGGAGCATTTGATTGGTGGATGGGTATTTCCCCCAGAATGCAAGTGGGCAAGTGAGGTGGAGGACTCTGTGGAGAGACTAAAATACTATTTGGATCTACTtaagaaaaag TGGCAGGCAGCAGCGGCCTGTGAGAGCCCAGAGGAGAAGCAGAATCTGTGTGAGCGTGTGTTTCAGGGTGGAGAGGAGGAGTATGGTCTTATGGAAGCACTCAAGTTTCTGATGCTGGCCAAAGCCGTTGAGCTTCATCAAAACATGGTGGCAGATCAAGAAGTGCCTGTGTTCTGCTGGCTTCTTTTTGCCCGCGACACATCAGAAAACCCCCAAACCCTCCTGGCCAATCACCTGAGCCAGATCGGCTTTAGTGGAGGGGTAGAACAGGCAA AGATGTTT
- the LOC137064196 gene encoding uncharacterized abhydrolase domain-containing protein DDB_G0269086 isoform X1 yields MGNSWDCCGQKNPCDHTEDETKGLLHSSESKTSTRAGTEGGTSPTSDEENRDVEEETKKMDELIVTKQPNAEAQIPKAQSSYSTTISILHTEVSLAAEETAPKEAIILAKETPKTITEVTEEIQNTAAEVSEAPEDTVEATVKIVAPVKEEIEAQRGSIEKVDVAAALTDDAGATATSLESTVAPAEETPVKEAPVQEVTVLTQVEAKNFSEPEPETHMEMIADEKEIIQTEDLPLDDTTETAGLNDTENISLMDSSNTEHDSCILGQLNESDVTGKSADEVTAEEPITEPTAEVEEKHSEDTHSEMVGQMQETFEASQTQAHAQEVSSPGMDITNALSPGIENGLVKDSGNERNADVIVVEKLPQEEDLVQKPNEEALETCQEQLPSKPSTQTDSSNEVNKPEFTDVMTDLEKSEKVVEQEQEATEPTQNGLDSTCASVASSPIENNRATEPLSSDAVAAENTEAKGEITLVTEAKLLEEVVKGVPETGPQQTEEAKEKHEEEASVVQENEGIEDTSNTQKEEIIFSSGTVEMKLMQPKEPEESVEEVQEPLDESADLYLGAEDIEMGARNDKPAKPLLELTIPGVEPRCSLAPAVDILAYSEREWKGNTTKSTLIRKGYSEMSHSFSGLRRVRGDNYCALRATLYQVLATSTNVPTWIQDEGFLLLPEKIEAREHLIGGWVFPPECKWASEVEDSVERLKYYLDLLKKKWQAAAACESPEEKQNLCERVFQGGEEEYGLMEALKFLMLAKAVELHQNMVADQEVPVFCWLLFARDTSENPQTLLANHLSQIGFSGGVEQAKMFLLGYALKHTIQAFRLYMTDTEEFVSHYPDDHKQEWPCVCIVTEDDRHYNVPVRRTVQHQHREDITMT; encoded by the exons ATGGGGAACAGTTGGGACTGTTGTGGACAAAAAAACCCATGTGACCATACAGAGGATGAGACTAAAGGTTTACTGCATAGCTCTGAATCCAAGACATCTACTAGAGCAGGAACAGAGGGTGGCACCAGCCCAACTTCAGATGAGGAGAACAG GGATGTAGAAGAAGAAACAAAAAAGATGGATGAATTGATTGTAACCAAGCAGCCAAATGCAGAGGCTCAAATCCCTAAAGCACAGAGCTCTTACTCTACAACAATATCAATATTACACACTGAAGTCTCTCTTGCCGCTGAAGAAACGGCTCCAAAAGAAGCTATAATCTTAGCTAAAGAAACACCAAAAACAATAACTGAAGTTACTGAAGAAATCCAAAACACTGCAGCTGAAGTCTCAGAAGCACCTGAAGATACAGTCGAAGCAACTGTCAAGATCGTTGCCCCAGTGAAAGAGGAGATAGAGGCTCAGCGTGGATCAATTGAAAAGGTAGACGTCGCAGCTGCTCTGACAGATGATGCAGGTGCTACCGCAACAAGTTTAGAATCAACAGTCGCACCTGCTGAGGAGACACCTGTTAAGGAAGCACCTGTTCAGGAGGTAACTGTGCTTACTCAGGTAGAAGCTAAGAACTTCTCTGAACCAGAGCCAGAAACACACATGGAGATGATTGCAGATGAGAAGGAAATTATCCAAACTGAAGACCTGCCTCTGGATGACACCACTGAAACGGCTGGTCTCAATGACACTGAGAATATTTCATTGATGGACAGCAGCAACACAGAACATGACTCATGCATTTTAGGTCAGTTGAATGAGTCGGATGTTACTGGGAAAAGCGCAGATGAAGTGACTGCTGAGGAACCCATCACTGAGCCAACAGCTGAAGTGGAAGAGAAACATTCAGAGGATACCCATTCTGAGATGGTAGGACAGATGCAAGAAACATTTGAAGCTTCTCAAACTCAGGCACATGCACAAGAAGTTTCTTCTCCGGGTATGGATATTACCAATGCACTCTCTCCTGGCATTGAAAACGGTCTAGTCAAGGACTCTGGGAATGAAAGAAATGCTGATGTCATAGTTGTGGAAAAGCTGCCTCAAGAAGAAGACCTAGTGCAGAAACCAAACGAGGAAGCCTTGGAAACGTGTCAAGAGCAACTGCCATCTAAGCCATCTACACAAACGGACAG CAGTAATGAGGTGAACAAACCTGAATTCACAGACGTTATGACAGATCTAGAAAAGAGTGAAAAGGTTGTAGAGCAAGAGCAGGAGGCTACAGAACCCACTCAGAATGGCCTGGACTCCACGTGTGCCTCAGTGGCATCAAGCCCCATTGAAAATAACAGAGCCACTGAGCCATTGAG CAGTGATGCTGTTGCTGCAGAAAACACTGAGGCCAAAGGTGAGATTACTTTGGTGACTGAGGCAAAACTACTGGAGGAAGTGGTAAAAGGTGTTCCAGAGACTGGACCTCAACAAACAGAAGAGGCAAAGGAAAAACATGAAGAGGAAGCTAGTGTTGTCCAGGAAAATGAAGGAATAGAAGACACTTCCAACACCCAAAAAGAAGAGATCATTTTCAGCAGTGGCACGGTAGAGATGAAGCTGATGCAACCAAAAGAGCCAGAAGAGAGCGTGGAGGAAGTGCAAGAGCCACTGGATGA GAGTGCTGACCTGTATCTGGGAGCCGAGGACATTGAAATGGGAGCCAGAAATGACAAGCCAGCCAAACCACTTCTAGAGCTCACAA TTCCTGGTGTAGAGCCTAGATGTAGCTTAGCGCCAGCTGTGGATATACTGGCCTACAGTGAGCGAGAATGGAAGGGGAACACGACCAAAAGCACTCTAATCAGAAAG gGCTACAGTGAGATGTCCCATAGCTTCAGCGGTCTGAGGAGAGTCAGGGGGGATAATTACTGTGCTCTCCGTGCCACGCTGTACCAGGTGCTGGCGACCAGCACAAACGTGCCTACCTGGATACAGGATGAAGGCTTTCTATTG TTGCCAGAAAAGATTGAAGCTCGGGAGCATTTGATTGGTGGATGGGTATTTCCCCCAGAATGCAAGTGGGCAAGTGAGGTGGAGGACTCTGTGGAGAGACTAAAATACTATTTGGATCTACTtaagaaaaag TGGCAGGCAGCAGCGGCCTGTGAGAGCCCAGAGGAGAAGCAGAATCTGTGTGAGCGTGTGTTTCAGGGTGGAGAGGAGGAGTATGGTCTTATGGAAGCACTCAAGTTTCTGATGCTGGCCAAAGCCGTTGAGCTTCATCAAAACATGGTGGCAGATCAAGAAGTGCCTGTGTTCTGCTGGCTTCTTTTTGCCCGCGACACATCAGAAAACCCCCAAACCCTCCTGGCCAATCACCTGAGCCAGATCGGCTTTAGTGGAGGGGTAGAACAGGCAA AGATGTTT
- the otulina gene encoding OTU deubiquitinase with linear linkage specificity a: MSWVKSVASSEDVFDEDVDDISLQNKEWKYNMEKRAKDGFRDGIDAGKEASLQAGFNMGYREGATKMTLIGQLKGIMSAVRCWCQVQLPGSPALASVTDLLQRLEAHEEDLVEAMRKAQQKPIPSVTEMVDDMEDLIVEQRDQDEESRCSKNADCCGNAGSVSEDSQRLLSHGSLSTRQLLKCCLDLVTELGLPEELKLHIQQLIDS; the protein is encoded by the exons ATGTCGTGGGTGAAATCAGTGGCGTCTAGCGAGGATGTGTTCGACGAGGATGTGGATGATATAAGTCTGCAGAACAAAGAATGGAAATACAACATGGAAAAACGCGCAAAG GATGGTTTCAGAGATGGCATTGATGCAGGGAAAGAAGCATCACTACAGGCTGGTTTCAACATGGGATACAGAGAAGGAGCCACTAAAATGACACTCATCGGCCAGCTCAAAGGAATCATGAG TGCGGTGCGGTGCTGGTGTCAGGTTCAGCTGCCTGGAAGCCCAGCTTTAGCGTCCGTTACCGATCTGCTCCAGAGACTGGAGGCGCATGAAGAAGATCTGGTGGAGGCCATGAGAAAAGCCCAGCAGAAGCCTATACCTAGTGTGACCGAAATGGTGGATGACATGGAGGACCTAATTGTTGagcaaagggaccaggatgaAGAATCTAGATGCTCAAAAAATGCAGACTGTTGTGGAAACGCCGGAAGCGTGAGTGAAGATTCACAGAGACTCCTTTCCCATGGTTCTTTATCTACAAGGCAGCTGCTTAAGTGCTGCTTGGACCTAGTAACTGAACTGGGGCTTCCCGAAGAACTAAAACTTCACATTCAGCAGCTCATAGACAGTTGA
- the LOC137063861 gene encoding uncharacterized protein isoform X2, producing MTAALVRVTSEELRRELIQKNNSYEKARRKLVKFCKGNSLESTDEDSVRKRLPSSKYVNGFTSDTASGRPPVQASTSWLHTETMERPKKKKFCSNGAKSLNLPAIPPFAPSAPAVTVPEPRQDERELRLYQMLEEIKGQVRQNTLLLQAIMRRENAAEVVNEEFQFPLRNMTGIKDLEDRLSNRDTQRSLTRYLTSLGGTSAKDIVHRIMREIITNELANNFNWQGRGQKSPFSTLVLAKVVIDAAKKQGAKVVEAEEKIKTWLKYSGDRNGGRKKRATEKEKQMPQADSSSCESE from the exons ATGACTGCTGCGCTAGTGCGCGTGACGTCAGAAGAGCTGAGGCGCGAGCTCATTCAAAAAAACA aTTCCTATGAAAAAGCCAGAAGAAAGCTGGTGAAGTTTTGTAAAGGCAACAGTTTGGAGTCTACAGATGAGGACAGTGTACGGAAAAGATT ACCATCATCGAAATATGTAAATGGATTTACATCTGATACAGCTTCAGGAAGACCTCCAGTGCAGGCCTCAACAAGCTGGCTCCACACAG AGACAATGgaaagaccaaaaaaaaaaaaattctgcagtAATGGAGCCAAAAGCCTGAACTTGCCAGCCATACCACCATTTGCACCATCAGCACCTGCTGTGACAGTCCCTGAACCAAGACAAGATG AAAGAGAACTCCGGCTCTACCAGATGCTGGAAGAGATAAAGGGTCAAGTCAGGCAGAATACGctcctccttcaggccattatGCGAAGAGAGAATGCAGCTGAAGTTGTAAATGAGGAGTTTCAGTTTCCATTAAGGAACATGACAGGCATAAAAGATCTGGAGGATAGGCTGTCAAACAGAGACACACAACGTTCTCTG ACAAGATATCTTACCAGCTTGGGTGGAACATCTGCCAAAGACATTGTCCACAGAATCATGAGGGAAATAATAACCAATGAGTTGGCCAACAATTTTAATTGGCAAGGGAGAGGACAGAAGAGCCCATTTTCTACACTCGTGCTAGCAAAAGTTGTCATAG ATGCAGCCAAAAAACAAGGAGCAAAAGTGGTGGAAGcagaggaaaaaataaaaacctggcTGAAGTATAGTGGAGACCGAAAtggaggaagaaaaaaaagagcaacAGAAAAAG AAAAGCAGATGCCTCAAGCAGATTCCAGCAGCTGTGAAAGTGAAT ga
- the LOC137063861 gene encoding uncharacterized protein isoform X1, which yields MTAALVRVTSEELRRELIQKNSECVISNYRYIVTVFYFSSAVNPASPRKAVEKNETPDEEWGEYITEWVAEYDSYEKARRKLVKFCKGNSLESTDEDSVRKRLPSSKYVNGFTSDTASGRPPVQASTSWLHTETMERPKKKKFCSNGAKSLNLPAIPPFAPSAPAVTVPEPRQDERELRLYQMLEEIKGQVRQNTLLLQAIMRRENAAEVVNEEFQFPLRNMTGIKDLEDRLSNRDTQRSLTRYLTSLGGTSAKDIVHRIMREIITNELANNFNWQGRGQKSPFSTLVLAKVVIDAAKKQGAKVVEAEEKIKTWLKYSGDRNGGRKKRATEKEKQMPQADSSSCESE from the exons ATGACTGCTGCGCTAGTGCGCGTGACGTCAGAAGAGCTGAGGCGCGAGCTCATTCAAAAAAACAGTGAGTGCGTGATTTCGAATTACCGTTATATTGTAACCGTCTTTTACTTCTCTTCAGCCGTTAACCCAGCCAGTCCAAG AAAAGCGGTTGAAAAAAATGAAACTCCTGATGAAGAATGGGGCGAATATATAACCGAATGGGTGGCTGAGTATG aTTCCTATGAAAAAGCCAGAAGAAAGCTGGTGAAGTTTTGTAAAGGCAACAGTTTGGAGTCTACAGATGAGGACAGTGTACGGAAAAGATT ACCATCATCGAAATATGTAAATGGATTTACATCTGATACAGCTTCAGGAAGACCTCCAGTGCAGGCCTCAACAAGCTGGCTCCACACAG AGACAATGgaaagaccaaaaaaaaaaaaattctgcagtAATGGAGCCAAAAGCCTGAACTTGCCAGCCATACCACCATTTGCACCATCAGCACCTGCTGTGACAGTCCCTGAACCAAGACAAGATG AAAGAGAACTCCGGCTCTACCAGATGCTGGAAGAGATAAAGGGTCAAGTCAGGCAGAATACGctcctccttcaggccattatGCGAAGAGAGAATGCAGCTGAAGTTGTAAATGAGGAGTTTCAGTTTCCATTAAGGAACATGACAGGCATAAAAGATCTGGAGGATAGGCTGTCAAACAGAGACACACAACGTTCTCTG ACAAGATATCTTACCAGCTTGGGTGGAACATCTGCCAAAGACATTGTCCACAGAATCATGAGGGAAATAATAACCAATGAGTTGGCCAACAATTTTAATTGGCAAGGGAGAGGACAGAAGAGCCCATTTTCTACACTCGTGCTAGCAAAAGTTGTCATAG ATGCAGCCAAAAAACAAGGAGCAAAAGTGGTGGAAGcagaggaaaaaataaaaacctggcTGAAGTATAGTGGAGACCGAAAtggaggaagaaaaaaaagagcaacAGAAAAAG AAAAGCAGATGCCTCAAGCAGATTCCAGCAGCTGTGAAAGTGAAT ga
- the LOC137064196 gene encoding neurofilament medium polypeptide isoform X2 → MGNSWDCCGQKNPCDHTEDETKGLLHSSESKTSTRAGTEGGTSPTSDEENRDVEEETKKMDELIVTKQPNAEAQIPKAQSSYSTTISILHTEVSLAAEETAPKEAIILAKETPKTITEVTEEIQNTAAEVSEAPEDTVEATVKIVAPVKEEIEAQRGSIEKVDVAAALTDDAGATATSLESTVAPAEETPVKEAPVQEVTVLTQVEAKNFSEPEPETHMEMIADEKEIIQTEDLPLDDTTETAGLNDTENISLMDSSNTEHDSCILGQLNESDVTGKSADEVTAEEPITEPTAEVEEKHSEDTHSEMVGQMQETFEASQTQAHAQEVSSPGMDITNALSPGIENGLVKDSGNERNADVIVVEKLPQEEDLVQKPNEEALETCQEQLPSKPSTQTDSSNEVNKPEFTDVMTDLEKSEKVVEQEQEATEPTQNGLDSTCASVASSPIENNRATEPLSDAVAAENTEAKGEITLVTEAKLLEEVVKGVPETGPQQTEEAKEKHEEEASVVQENEGIEDTSNTQKEEIIFSSGTVEMKLMQPKEPEESVEEVQEPLDESADLYLGAEDIEMGARNDKPAKPLLELTIPGVEPRCSLAPAVDILAYSEREWKGNTTKSTLIRKGYSEMSHSFSGLRRVRGDNYCALRATLYQVLATSTNVPTWIQDEGFLLLPEKIEAREHLIGGWVFPPECKWASEVEDSVERLKYYLDLLKKKWQAAAACESPEEKQNLCERVFQGGEEEYGLMEALKFLMLAKAVELHQNMVADQEVPVFCWLLFARDTSENPQTLLANHLSQIGFSGGVEQAKMFLLGYALKHTIQAFRLYMTDTEEFVSHYPDDHKQEWPCVCIVTEDDRHYNVPVRRTVQHQHREDITMT, encoded by the exons ATGGGGAACAGTTGGGACTGTTGTGGACAAAAAAACCCATGTGACCATACAGAGGATGAGACTAAAGGTTTACTGCATAGCTCTGAATCCAAGACATCTACTAGAGCAGGAACAGAGGGTGGCACCAGCCCAACTTCAGATGAGGAGAACAG GGATGTAGAAGAAGAAACAAAAAAGATGGATGAATTGATTGTAACCAAGCAGCCAAATGCAGAGGCTCAAATCCCTAAAGCACAGAGCTCTTACTCTACAACAATATCAATATTACACACTGAAGTCTCTCTTGCCGCTGAAGAAACGGCTCCAAAAGAAGCTATAATCTTAGCTAAAGAAACACCAAAAACAATAACTGAAGTTACTGAAGAAATCCAAAACACTGCAGCTGAAGTCTCAGAAGCACCTGAAGATACAGTCGAAGCAACTGTCAAGATCGTTGCCCCAGTGAAAGAGGAGATAGAGGCTCAGCGTGGATCAATTGAAAAGGTAGACGTCGCAGCTGCTCTGACAGATGATGCAGGTGCTACCGCAACAAGTTTAGAATCAACAGTCGCACCTGCTGAGGAGACACCTGTTAAGGAAGCACCTGTTCAGGAGGTAACTGTGCTTACTCAGGTAGAAGCTAAGAACTTCTCTGAACCAGAGCCAGAAACACACATGGAGATGATTGCAGATGAGAAGGAAATTATCCAAACTGAAGACCTGCCTCTGGATGACACCACTGAAACGGCTGGTCTCAATGACACTGAGAATATTTCATTGATGGACAGCAGCAACACAGAACATGACTCATGCATTTTAGGTCAGTTGAATGAGTCGGATGTTACTGGGAAAAGCGCAGATGAAGTGACTGCTGAGGAACCCATCACTGAGCCAACAGCTGAAGTGGAAGAGAAACATTCAGAGGATACCCATTCTGAGATGGTAGGACAGATGCAAGAAACATTTGAAGCTTCTCAAACTCAGGCACATGCACAAGAAGTTTCTTCTCCGGGTATGGATATTACCAATGCACTCTCTCCTGGCATTGAAAACGGTCTAGTCAAGGACTCTGGGAATGAAAGAAATGCTGATGTCATAGTTGTGGAAAAGCTGCCTCAAGAAGAAGACCTAGTGCAGAAACCAAACGAGGAAGCCTTGGAAACGTGTCAAGAGCAACTGCCATCTAAGCCATCTACACAAACGGACAG CAGTAATGAGGTGAACAAACCTGAATTCACAGACGTTATGACAGATCTAGAAAAGAGTGAAAAGGTTGTAGAGCAAGAGCAGGAGGCTACAGAACCCACTCAGAATGGCCTGGACTCCACGTGTGCCTCAGTGGCATCAAGCCCCATTGAAAATAACAGAGCCACTGAGCCATTGAG TGATGCTGTTGCTGCAGAAAACACTGAGGCCAAAGGTGAGATTACTTTGGTGACTGAGGCAAAACTACTGGAGGAAGTGGTAAAAGGTGTTCCAGAGACTGGACCTCAACAAACAGAAGAGGCAAAGGAAAAACATGAAGAGGAAGCTAGTGTTGTCCAGGAAAATGAAGGAATAGAAGACACTTCCAACACCCAAAAAGAAGAGATCATTTTCAGCAGTGGCACGGTAGAGATGAAGCTGATGCAACCAAAAGAGCCAGAAGAGAGCGTGGAGGAAGTGCAAGAGCCACTGGATGA GAGTGCTGACCTGTATCTGGGAGCCGAGGACATTGAAATGGGAGCCAGAAATGACAAGCCAGCCAAACCACTTCTAGAGCTCACAA TTCCTGGTGTAGAGCCTAGATGTAGCTTAGCGCCAGCTGTGGATATACTGGCCTACAGTGAGCGAGAATGGAAGGGGAACACGACCAAAAGCACTCTAATCAGAAAG gGCTACAGTGAGATGTCCCATAGCTTCAGCGGTCTGAGGAGAGTCAGGGGGGATAATTACTGTGCTCTCCGTGCCACGCTGTACCAGGTGCTGGCGACCAGCACAAACGTGCCTACCTGGATACAGGATGAAGGCTTTCTATTG TTGCCAGAAAAGATTGAAGCTCGGGAGCATTTGATTGGTGGATGGGTATTTCCCCCAGAATGCAAGTGGGCAAGTGAGGTGGAGGACTCTGTGGAGAGACTAAAATACTATTTGGATCTACTtaagaaaaag TGGCAGGCAGCAGCGGCCTGTGAGAGCCCAGAGGAGAAGCAGAATCTGTGTGAGCGTGTGTTTCAGGGTGGAGAGGAGGAGTATGGTCTTATGGAAGCACTCAAGTTTCTGATGCTGGCCAAAGCCGTTGAGCTTCATCAAAACATGGTGGCAGATCAAGAAGTGCCTGTGTTCTGCTGGCTTCTTTTTGCCCGCGACACATCAGAAAACCCCCAAACCCTCCTGGCCAATCACCTGAGCCAGATCGGCTTTAGTGGAGGGGTAGAACAGGCAA AGATGTTT